Below is a genomic region from Vitis riparia cultivar Riparia Gloire de Montpellier isolate 1030 chromosome 16, EGFV_Vit.rip_1.0, whole genome shotgun sequence.
GAAATactatgatatttattttatttctgtcTTTAATAATGCTCCATTTAGTTGTATGTGTTTCATCCTAAGATCCACTCTAATGTCATAATAGTTATTTTATACCTTAAACCTAGAGACTCAAAACACAGATGACTCAAACAAGTATTTTATATCaagaaattatcaattactGAATTACTGTACAGAATAAATGAAGCATAGTGCAACCCTCAAAACTCAACTCTAAAAGGAAAACCTTAAACTAAGAGTATTCAAACAATAAGCCAAAATGAAACTCTAAACAAAAAATCCTAACAGAGAATGATTTCTTATTCTAACCATCATTTCTTGCCTAAACTAAGagtaattgaaaaatagataaCAAAGGGGGAATGAGTTCAAACCCAAATAAGGAATATTGATATAAGTTCATGAATAAAAAGTTTTCTACTATGAATACAAATCGGAGATACAATTtactaatcattttttaaaaaattccttaaagTGCAAACATGCTAAAGGCATTAAATTTTTCAACCAACATTTCTTATCTCAATaacaatttcatataaaataaaaataataaatcaatgattttaaaatacttttacttTGGTTATTAGATATCAAATGGTGTCCAAGTAACTAAGATTTTATAAATGGGTGGGTAGTCTCAAATataattccttagtttttaaggtGAACGAAATCAAACTCTACTAGTATTAATAACCTATAACCAAACTCCTACAGGCTGGTTCAATGCAATTAGATTCTCCACcaaagaaatgtaaaggtctaCAATAATTCCCTTTCCACTAGGGTTGAACAACTTAAAGtcaaataattttgtttcattctttttcaacttacaaaaaacataatatcttcATACTTTTATGTTATAAATAGTCTAAGATggtttaacatattttttatgcaaaaatatatttgatccaggtagggaaaaaaataatactttaaataattcaaaatagcatatatatatatatatatatatatatatatatatatatatatatatatatatatatatatatatatatatatataaagaaatgtttttttttacaaaatttatattgatttaaGAACAAGAGTTCAAGTTCGTAAAGAATTTAAATCTTGAAGAACTTACTCATCACCTAGTATAACAtaagtaaaaaacaattatgattATTAACTAtctatttaaaatcataatccgACATTCATAGTAATATTTTGTGTTAATGTTATGATTCTTACtagtattattatatttattaaccaATTTCAATTTAAGTAACGAGttttttaattcccaatttAGGTAAAACTCGTCATCTCAAAGTTTGTTTCTAtgaattttctcttttccttatatatatatatatatacacgtgtgtgtgtgtgtatgttaGGACATTGAATCTTATACTTTGTTTGTTAGCAATTTCGTTCCTATTTATCTTAGCATAAGaaactttttagatagtgacttactctaTATTAAAGATTCGATGTTGTTGTTTACTCAACCATAAAGTCATAGATAAGTTTAAAAAGGTTTGTTTAGTGACAAGTTAGGTGATTGAATAGTTGGAGTGGATCAATTATTTTTGAGCTAAAATGCATTATTTCAAGTTGAAATGAGCATCATATACTGAAGAGTTTGGTATGACATGTGCCATAAAGTAAATgttatttacaaattttaaaaataaaaactttctaaAATAGTAAACATTAAATGTTGAAAACtattataatatatgaaaagGTATAgtcaaaatcaattattaaaattgatgCGATCGAAGCAATGATAGAAggaatgtaattttttaaagaaatggaTTGTGGCTATTACTTATATTTCCTCAAGTATTATGACACAATTTATCAagcaaaaattgaaattgaataattataaattataaaaacttaaaagaaaggaatttagCGAGAttcttaattataatataaatgaaatatgctaaaaaaaattaaattataaaataaaataaaattgaaatattttttttaaatataagtgAAATAtttggagagagagaagaaaaaagaatgagaaaagaaagcaaGTGGGGAGCCTTGGTGCGATAGATTGTGATGATTGACGAGAGGGGGCTCTGGAACCACCAGAGGAGAGAAAAGATTGTGGCCTCGTGAATTTGTATCTTTATGGAGAGATGATGAAATAGTGGAAGGCAATTGTTTCATGGAAAAATTATAATCTTCCAAGTGGTATAATCCTTTAAACGGACATGAAAAGTTAGCAtttccttttataatttttttccattgtttttttctattttatatagtatttactttattatttacaatgttattattaaaatattaatctaaatattgtttttatttttaataataaataattattttattatttatcttatttaaattataatagaaaacatgatagatatatatattgcaATTACATTACATGtagtatatatttatataaattttattcatatttctttaaaaataagtgattATTTACAACAATACatcaaataataatactaatatcaaatgttaataaataataatattaaaaatactaatatgtataataaatatCTCATgattgtgttaaaaaaaatactaaaatgttcaaataataattaatagaaatagtaatcttaataataaattaaaaaaaaaagaataaaaaaaatggcaaataaaaattgagaaaagaagaaaatgataaaataaagaaaaaagacaaatgaatgatatttttgtctttttatccATCATGAAATTTCTATcaattttcaaagttttcaaTCCTTTACTTCATATTACTCCACTTTCCACTTGCAccctaaaacataattgtcctgttttttttttatttatttatttattctttttcttctatttttcttggaAGAATTATgctatattttataagaatccaaattccatattttaaccaaacacatgatatgataaaattattccacaaatatgcatttaattataatgaaatatttgaatGCATTGTTTTTGGGAgggattttttttacttgtgagaaaaataaaataaataaatttaaattttgttattggcaaatggttttcatttttattatcttaaaaaaatgttgttcaaTTCTTTCAATCTTgttcacaaaaataattttaattttatttatagaagataaatttagttttacctttttaaaaaagaaaaaattgatttaaagtattataaattgatattcTTAATAGGTGGGACAGACAAAGGACTACATCAAAGTCAGGGATTGACTTTGATGTAGAGTTTTTAcgattttaaaacatatctaaataattaaaagaagtGTATATGCATCAAACAATTCTTCTCAATACCTACTAACAATAGAAATGAGCATCATGCATTGAAAACTTGTAAAGGGTCTAGCATGACATGTTTTAtaaagtaaatattatttaaaaattttaaaaaattaaaataataaacattcaACGTTGAAAAGGTATAATGAACTATAACAtgttaaaaaacatatatattatcAAGAATTCTCCAATCTTGTTGTTCCACCATATACTTTTCATACCCTtttcttacttgttttttaatttctaccacatacttttcatacttcttcattttttttttccttctaaatgGAGCTAACGCTAAAATTAAGGTAAAGCAAAATCAGCTGCCAAAAATCTATTGGATTatgattttaagtttttaacccAGCTATGATCAATGTTAAAGAGAAATTTTCCCAGACCCACCAGAAAGAAAGGTGTGACTATGATAATATGTGGTATTGCAATTGCAAAAATGGAACAAAGAAGTGAGGTTGTGTTATTAGCTATGATTAATTTCATTGCCTCACTCAAAAAACAACTAAGCTCTTCCCGGTTTCTGCGACCATCCACCAGGTATGCTATTTATGCCATTAATAGTACTAGTTTAGATACAAAACATACACTTCGTGTCTATCTATTACCTTTTAAATCGAAGAGAATTCTATGTTTGACCAGTGAACACCAATAACAGGGAGAAGATAAAATTGAAGACTTTTATAACATTAATGGGTCTGATAACCGTCTAATAACCCTTCAACATAATACTAACACAGGTTTATTATAAGATGGATTCATGAACATGGAACAAACACACACACTTGTGTGTCTATATATCTATGTGGAACTTATGCATAATGACTAGTAGAaagttctatatattttttcaagcAAACTAAAATCTGGTGACGTTTTCAATTGGCATGAACTCGCTCTCCAGTGAGGCTGAAAATGGTCCAGAAATCCAAGGCTCAAAGTAATCTCCCCTGAAAGAGTGATGGATAGTCTCATCATCACTCAGAAGATATCCCCTTGGAAATTCTGGGTAGGCTAATTCAGAAGTGGACCAAGGGTTGGGAATTTCTTGAGAGGTTGAAACCGGTGGAGGAATCGAGCCTGAGCTTGCATTTGGATCAATATTGTGGTTGAAATCAAAGAGTTGTGTGGGCTCAAACCCAAAGTAATCTCCCCCGAAAGAGTGATGGATAGTCTCATCATCACTCGGGAGATACCCCCTTGGAAATTCTGGGTAGGCTAATTCAGAAGTGGACCAAGGGTTGGCGATTTCTTGTGAGGCTGAAACCGGTGGAGGAATCGAGCCTGACCTTGCATTTGGATCAACATTGTGGTTGAAATCAAAGAGTTGTGTGGGCTCAAACCCAAAGTAATCTCCCCTGAAAGAGTGATGGATAGTCTCATCATCACTAAGGAGATACCCCATTGGAAATTCTGGGTAGGCTAATTTAGAAGTGGGCCAAGGGTTGGTGATTTCTTGTGAGGCTGAAACCGGTGTAGGAATCAAGCTTGAGCTTGCGTTTGGATCAAtattgtggttgagatgaaagaGTTGTGTGGGCTCAAACTCAAAGTAATCTCCCCTGAAAGAGTGATGGATAGTCTCATCATCACGCAGAAGATATCCCCCTGGAAATTCTGGGTAGGCTAGTTCAGAAGTGGACCAAGGGCTGGTGATTTCTTGTGAGGTTGAAACTGGTGTAGGAATCGAGCTTAAGCTTGTGTTTGGATCAAtattgtggttgagatgaaagaGTTGTGTGGCATGTGGCTGATCCCTGGTGCTACTTTGTGGGTCAAGAATATTCTCATCAGTACTTCTCCAAATCTGCTTCTTCAAATGGCTGTACCAGCGGCTCTTGACATCATTATCGGTTCGCCCTGGAAGATGAGCTGCTATACTTTCCCAGCTGCAACACAACACAAACTGATCAAACTATCATATCATATGATTGTGGAAAAGTATGAGGATGATTCTCATTACCAATTCCTATAGAGCGACTGGAAGCAGATGATGGCGTCGTCTTCCTCTTGGGAGAAGTTCCCTCTCTGGACATTAGAATCCAGATCGTTATTCCACCTCTCCCTACAACTCTTGCCACTCCCGCTCAGCCCTGTCAGCATTGCGATATCTGGATCGGGATTTCTGCATTGACATTCAAAAACCCTCTGGTCTTCTTCTTCGGTGGTCCATCGCGGTGTCTGCTCCTCTGGTCTTACCATCATTGATTTCCCTGCAAAGATGGAAGAAATTAAcccaataaaattttcatgaaacatactacaagaaaaataaatacaatgacTGCTTAAAAACCAGGGAAGCGCCATTGAAAAGCAAGCTGTCAAGAGGAGATTGAGACCTTGAAGAAACAAAGTGATTGATATCCAATGCTTGGCTGAGCTTGCTTCATAGTGCGCAGGGAAATTTATAGAAGAGAGTTGCTTTCATGTTATCCGTTTGAGACAAACTGAAGTGAAATTTACAGAAAAAAGTTGCTTTCATGTTATCAGTTTGAGACAAACTGAAGTGAAATTTACAGTAGAGAGTTGCTTTCATGTTATCAGTTTGAGACAAACTGAAGTGAAATTTACAGTAGAGAGTTGCTTTCATGTTATCAGTTTGAGACAAACTGAAGTGAAATTTACAAAAGAGAGTGTTTCGTGTTATCAGTTTGAGACAAACTGAAATGAAATTTACAGAAGAGAGTGTTTCTTGTTATCAGTTTGAGACGAACTGAAGTGAAATTTACAGAAGAGAGTTGGTTTTGTGTTATCAGTTTGAGATAAACTGAAGCCGTTTCATTGAGGAGAGATGCCTTAGGACAGTCTTGAGTTGAAATTTTCTCATTGCACATGGATGGGATCCGCTAAGAGCATGGATTTGGCTCAAACTGACGCCAACCCTACATGGTTTTGAACATGCAGCTAcaaacatttcaaataaaatctttGGTGGACCACAAGAGGTAATTTTTAACAGAAGATTTGTTCTCAACTCAGATTGAGACAAACTCACGCCAACGGACACAGTTCAATCAATCAAATTTGTTCTTAGAATTTTTCTCTTAGTGATTAGTTATTATAAGTTGCATACTAGAGTTGAATATACAGTAGTATACCATCTTTCTCATCCAATGGGCCTTGTTAGAAGAAAATCTAAACACGCCAATAATTATAATAGGTGGTCTGGAACTGGTAAGAgaggaaaatttcaaacttgAAGGACCAATTCCACCACTATACCCAAAATTAAAGCAAACTCCTTTTGTCGTTTCTAGAAAAGctagcaagaaaaaaaaatggttaatttcCTATCTCCAAACTGATTTACAACTTTGCTTTCacaagaaaaaatggagaaactTAACCCAAAAAGAAGATCAGTTCACATGTGGCAGTTTTCGAAGCTCTTGCGAATGGAGGATATGACAAACCCCATCGAAGGAGACATGCGTGCGTTTAAGTCAGTATCGAGTTTAGAAACCTCTCGTCTTTTTCACTTTCATCATATCTGATTTGAGACCAACCCACCCTTCTTTTTCTCCAGTTTTGTTTGAAACCAAACGGACATGGTTTAGCGTCTTTAGTCATTTCACATAATATTTTGCGCTACAAAAAGTTTGGTTCTATTAGGAGATAACCTATCAACCGCTTGGGATTAATTTGATCCGAAATTTGGGGTATCTAATCTAAGAGCCGAGTTGTACTGTTTTTTTGCTTGATtctaaaatttgtatttaagttgaaaaaaaaagcaaaaaacaaattttggataagttattttaaaaagaatttttctattttgatttttttaaaacattataaattcaatttatataatattagttaaatttagTTCAAGtcttactaaaaataaaaataattttgtaattgtaaataaattaattcactaTTCCATAGACAATATTATATAGgacaaaaatcaaatacaattattggattctcaaaatatttcataattcCTTACTCCTTATATCTACAACCTTAATGCGAGTGCCCTCACTCCTTCGAGTTCTCTCATTTTTCCTCACAAgttcatctccatctcataacttttttgctcatgacctaaaatatttataaacataTTCCTAGTAACGTTTCTTATTCAATAGgaaaaactaatattaaaataatatctctacttagaaaatattctatataatactttttacaaaaatgaatttatattaattaagaatttaagacacttttcaataataatttccaTTTTAGATCAAATTCCATTAAGTTAATATTTCATCTATTCACTCTTTTTGTATCACTATCCATGATACACATTTTAACCATAAAATATAGTATTAAAGTGTTTACTATTGGAGTTTCTATTCAATGGGTTTACTAacctcattaataaatttaacatATTAAGTGTTGCTTAATTTAGAGTATATTTTTCTAGTggaaaaaactaagaaaaatatgattctATGTAGAAGAAAAACAGTGGATCCAttataaactaatttttgtccataaatttattgtattaattagattactatttgagttttatgttattttttaaattattagacttggtaataaattcaacatattaagtcttgtttgatttgaaatttatttgactaacaattttttttttgtaaaagtatgatatatgtaaaaaagaaactaaccaagtcatttaaaataaattttggtttatggCTTTTTAATGTTATTGAGTTCTATGAATTTctaatactaattaaattaatttttgagattccaattattttttaaaattaataaattatatgtatttagtttgatttagaatttgtttagttaatgaaaattttggacaagttaaaagaaattaaaaaaaacaagtgtaaATTAAAGGAAGATCATATTTGAAGACTTTTATCGGTATTGGATCAttataagagaagaaaaataatatcatattcaattttatttggtttttatgatattttaaaatttctctatgttttccttttgcttttaaaaattgatgaaaataatttctaattgttctttaaaaacCGTTCTctatttactttgtttttagaaattgaaaacagagaataatgataaaatagtattatgaattttaaaaaatagtctcctatttttttaatcacacAACTAGACAAGCTCTAATagaataatagttttttttattaaattaaaagaattttaaaagacAACATATAATGGCTCTAAGTATGATCCACACTGGATAGTAAATTTGTTCCgtaattaagagaaaaaattgTGTGGATTAAGGTGATGATGGTCAAATGATGAGGTAGTAAAAAGTCACATATATAAGAGTTGaaaagaattgattttaaatgaaaaataaaattaaacaaaattagaataaaatctATTAATGAGAAAAATCTTGGTGAGGCGATCTTATAGTAAATCTAACTCTAAGGCTCAATTATGtaatcactttaaaaaataaaatattttgaaatatggtAAATACTACTTTAACAATTTGGATATGCGACTCTTTTGgaatttatgaataattaaaaaaaattcatttacatTTTGAATCAATATATGAAGTAATGTCTTGCACATTTCtatttttgattaaaaagaaaaaaacaaaccaatgaTGGATGaagttttattagtttatttgaatttgattcattaaaaattttcaaaaatcaatttcaatttttagaaaagcaGTACTTTTAagccatttaatttttttgtcttttcataataataatagttgaaTCACTTAAAATCGTTTCTCTACCTCACTCTATAGCTCTCATCACGCCTCTGCACTAGGGTGTAATTTCGGCAGGTTGGCCCAATTCAACCTAAACCCAACCTAACTGTAAGGCATATTTGGGCAATTATTTTTGGATTGGACTTGAGCTAAGTATTTTCAATCCGAAATCAATTTGGATTAAACTCAAGTTAAGATTTGAACAATTCAAGCACaacccaaaaatatatatatctttataacaATTGGAGCCAAATTGAACCaaggcttatatatatatatatatatatatatatatcactttttgTTGTTATCttgaactttttttctttcttatttaacttttcatataaatatataaaattttagaaaacattataaatagattttaaattatgtaacccgaccaactcaaactcaatatgagtttagaaaaatgaggttggGTTGGACTTAGCTTAAGTATCTCATGATAGGGGTTGGGCTAGTTTATGAGTAAGAAATCAATGCAAGGTTTGGTGAGAAAGTCTTTAGTTTCCTTGGCCAAAATGAAATCCTTACCTTCTTGTGATCATTATTTGGTTAAAAAACAATAtggagtttcaaattatttaatctttatatcaaagGGGTTAAAATcagtaaaatgaatttaaaatagcacattaaaataatttattgactttaaaactattttttattttccttcgctttatcttttcttctatttttttttttttcttttccttacattttccttccagtttttcaagaaccaaacctAGTCGAAAGGATTCCTAATAAGTGGGATGAAGAAACTAAAAACTCTTGAAAATGAGactattgatattataaaagttttatttaatataaaaaaacttacatacacaaatcaaaataaagcttTTATCAGCACAATATTTTCTTGGCTTCCAATTCAAAtcataaatgattaaaaatatttttttttacattctgAACCAATAGACTGAAGTCATGTTAAACAAATGATacatgaaattttataaatttatttgaattggttgatcaaaatatttcaaaaatcaatattaaaaataatttaagctattgagactttattttttgttgtttataatAATGAAAGGCCCTGATGGCTTTGGATTTTTATCTTGAAGGTGGTTATAAGAATAGTGCTCAATACTCATTATCtcgttttccttttttcttttcctttttttttttttttccttttttgagcTATAAACTCtttcataatataattaaaactataaataaaattaaaaactaataatgtaAGAATGGTGGatttatttacacttattttattttatttttttattgtatgcGAAATTACTTTTTATGTCGTTCACAGGaggttttatttgttatatttccTTCAAATGGATGGTCACAAATCATGGGTTTAACCCTTCAACATAATAGAAAACACATGTTTATTATAAGATGAATAATTTCATCGTGAGTACAATAAGCCAACCATTATATTATGCAGAAATTAATGGGTCTAACCCTTCAACATAATACGAAGCCCAGGTTTATTATAAGATGCATTCATGACCATGCAGCAAACTCAATGCCACTTCTCCAAATATTCCACCTCTTGCTACAACTCGAACTATTCCTCGCCAGCGCTGTCTGCTCTGCGATTTTTTCCCAAGATAGAGGGAGATTTTTGGTTTGACATTCggttttccatttctttatAGATTCAATGAGCTTGAGGTCATCTTCTTCGGTCCATGGCTGTGTCTCCGACCCACTCGCTTGCTGTGATCTTTCCATTACGGATTTCCCTGCAGATATGGAAGAAATTAACCCAATAAAGCTGTTTCCATGAAATATActataagaaaacaaataaataaatacaatgacAGCAAAAAAAACCAGGGAAGCTCTCCCCAGTGAAAGCAAGCTGTGAAGAGAAGATTGAGACCTTGAAGAAACAACGTGCTTGTTATCCAATGCTTGGCTGAGCTTGCTTCATAGTGGTCATATGAGGAGGGAAATTTATAGGAAGAGAGTTGCCTTCAGTTGATCAgtttgaggagataaactgaaGCAGCATCTCATAGGATCCGCCGGGAGTTGTAGAGGCAACGTTCTTTGTTCTAAGAGCATGGAGTCAGGTCAGAtgaggagataaactgacgCCAACGGACATGGTCACCTTTTGCTTTCTCAGTCTATGAGATTAGTCAAGGAAAATGACTCAAGACAAAATAATTTACAGTTTCCGATGTAAAAGTTTGGTTCTAATAGGAGATCATAAGCTACCAACCCCTTGGGATTTGATCGGAAATTTGTCCTATGAAATCTAATTCATTGTTCTCCGGTcagattgaggagataaactgacgCCAACGGACATGGTTTTGAACATGAAGCTGCAGACATTTGAAAGAAAATCTTTGGTGGACCACAAGagggaatttttaataaaacatttgtTTGCAGGTCaaattgaggagataaactTACGCCATCGGACATAGTTTAGTCACTTTGATTTGTTCTTTGGATTTTTCTCCTAGTAATTAGTTATTATAAGTTGCATACTAGATTTGATCGAACATCACCTTGAATTGTTTCTCCACCTGGTAGCTCTCACCACACCTCAACACAGCATGTTTGAGtgtttcataataatttttttgacataaacTTATATTTATAACACGCCCAAGTCATATTTAAGGACGCTAACCCATAAAATTTACTTCTAACGAATAGTTTTCTATCTTTTAGTCATTGATTTTATATCATTCTACAACCATATTTTACACTTTAACAATGCTTTAAGGTAACCCATATTTTACGCTAAcccatatttatttttgtctttaacAATGCTCCATTTACTTGTATGTGTCACATTCCAAGATCCACTTTAAGGTCATGATGATTATTTTACACTTCAAACTTAGAGACTCAAAATGCAAATGACTAAACTAGTATCTTATATCAAGAGGTTATCAATTACTAAattactatataaaataaataaaaacatggtGCAATCCTCAAATTTGTTTGAAACATAGTACATCTTCACTAAAAATCaattgtaataaaattagttgcaaaagaaaatttgtcTTAAGCTTGTTGTCCCCAACTATTGACTAGATGGTCTTCTGGGGTTGATCGAGGTTAGAGATTGATCACTCTGTCTATAAGACAAATTTCACCTCGCTTAGGTGCTTATAATACAAGTGATTGAGACTCAAAATGCAAATGACTCAAACAAGTATCTTATATCAAGAAGTTATCAACTACTAAGTTACAgtatagaataaataaaagcatAGTACAATCCTCAAATttgtctcaaacatagtacatCTTTGCTAGAAATCaattgtaataaaattagttataaaataaaatttgtcttAAGTTTGTTGTCCTCAACTATTAACTAGATGGTCTTATGGGGTTGATCGAGGTTAGGGTTTGACTCTATGTCTTTCAGACAAATTTCACCCAGCTTAGGTGCTTACGATACAGGTGATTGTCTTCTAGGATATAACGATCACTTTCTTGTAATAGTAGCACTCCAAATTACAAGAAACAATGAATCACTTGGTGATTTGTAGTCTtttgaatacaaaataaataaataaataaataaacttgaagCTAAGAAGGACTTGAAAGTTTAAGAGACTAGATATGAGAGAGAGTGGAGAAAGCGGATGAATGAAAAAGTGAATTT
It encodes:
- the LOC117933897 gene encoding transcription factor MYB26-like; its protein translation is MRQLDVKNAFLHGFLKEEVFMEQPPGFINEDLPNHVCKLNRFLYGLKQAPRAWFDRPSQCLLHLGFYCGKAYSSLFILHKGKSVMERSQQASGSETQPWTEEDDLKLIESIKKWKTEWKSMMVRPEEQTPRWTTEEEDQRVFECQCRNPDPDIAMLTGLSGSGKSCRERWNNDLDSNVQRGNFSQEEDDAIICFQSLYRNCWESIAAHLPGRTDNDVKSRWYSHLKKQIWRSTDENILDPQSSTRDQPHATQLFHLNHNIDPNTSLSSIPTPVSTSQEITSPWSTSELAYPEFPGGYLLRDDETIHHSFRGDYFEFEPTQLFHLNHNIDPNASSSLIPTPVSASQEITNPWPTSKLAYPEFPMGYLLSDDETIHHSFRGDYFGFEPTQLFDFNHNVDPNARSGSIPPPVSASQEIANPWSTSELAYPEFPRGYLPSDDETIHHSFGGDYFGFEPTQLFDFNHNIDPNASSGSIPPPVSTSQEIPNPWSTSELAYPEFPRGYLLSDDETIHHSFRGDYFEPWISGPFSASLESEFMPIENVTRF